The following is a genomic window from Homalodisca vitripennis isolate AUS2020 chromosome 5, UT_GWSS_2.1, whole genome shotgun sequence.
tccaaactgcgacccaaagataagagctttctaattgttactgttatcaggttttccccgttatcaatatattaggaccaaatttgtaaccctagaggataactaacgtcataattaacttctgtacaactgacaagcataatgtattatttagctgtagtattcgtttggttgcagttttgctttactggggttatggctactaataaaatgtaaccaagtaaaacatttgaacagccgccattttgtactgaatcaatctttttgagtgtggtttgcggcattaaactctgctagataaaccctttaaaatgatgtgcatattgacctatgctcttatttaagatttccttctgactccttgcgggacgtccccatgataatacagaaaactgatagttccttcaaaaagtagatttttaggtgtagtgttgatgtacaaaatcttgttgatttatctgttatcgttcagaaaatattatacctgtgcaggactttatgtacaccctgtatatatatatatatatatatatatatatatatatatatatatatagagagagagagagagagagagagagagagacgttcTAATTGCACCccaaattagttttataagtaaaagttttaatcCTTTATTTTCAGGAGCAAAATTAATCGTCATGAGCTATGAAAATTACTCAGATTAGTTGTTTGACggatataaatatgttattcaaaagacagtatttaaatttaatcttaagAAACGTATTAGGATAATAGAATTCTATTCTTAGAAGCAGTGGAAGGAAAACAAGTTATGAAGAAGCGGGACAAGAACTGAAGTGTTGTGTAAGACCGAGTTATATTGAGAGACACTGAATCAAGTTCACGGCTGTTAACTCCTGACAATGCTTTTGTGTTTGACCTAGTTCTCACCGAGagctttattataaatgtttgctAAACATCGTTTCTTtagcagtaaaataatatttgtaatgtttgaagtattatattatgtttttgttttacaataatttaactaaCAAGGCTATCGATGATTCTGGGCAGTTTTTCAGTCATATAGTTccaaatcattatttaattttcttaaaacacccaccaaatatttaaaaatttacatctaGTAGGAAAATAtagatttagatttattattgtaCACAAAATCCTGCCAcatatcattaaatataacatCTTATAAAATAGTTACATAATACTTGTGAGTTTTATACATTTAGATTCAGTCCTTCCTCATAAATTTGAACGACTTCAACAatgaaacatttctttaatttgCCTCACTTAAAGAAAATTGTGAGACTAAACTTGGAATAGTTATTTAATTCagctgtataaaaaaatatattattattcaatctttgtaaattaaaaggttttaatataaaaaaaaatataaaacactgtatATATTCTAATTATGTTACATATGTAGTTCTGCAAATTTTGTGCTTCTGAAAAATGTGTCAAAGAGTTACGCACCAAATACTAATATAACGTtgcatttgaaacatttttatcaagCCTGAAAATGGTTTGTAATGTTATTTACCctgaaaataacaattacagtaaGGTGATAAGTTTTAGACTCGACAAGGATATGTAAAGTCCAAGATTGTGGTAGACCTGAGATTTCCCTAAGAAGCAGTAAAAAGTAATCTCACTCGTACTTCTTGTCAATGGCCAATCAATATCTAAGCGACCAAGCATCTCAAGCTTAAACTTTAGTTAAAAGTATCACGTCAAGATGATCACTAGAGTGGATTTTGGGATTTTCAGtaattaatatacagtatatttatttatttatattctcgATTTTATATATCTGTGCAAATAATCTACTATTTTTAGACTTCTGCAAATATGAACCTCTATTGTtttgtagaaagttttaaaacaaaatttcacccatcagtaaataatattcttagaataaatatatgtgtgtagGGGTACGCCATAAAGATGCCCACTAAATTCTTACAAAGTAACCTTACATAAATAATCATTAGGAATACATACCTAAAACAATTGAACATTAAAACGTAATGAGCTAtagtttaacaaaacaaataaaaaaatcttatagtACTAATTCCGAGCTATTTTAGCggtcaaaacttaaaaaatatattgaaattgaaatttgagTTTAATAAGAACCAATAAACCTGAAATTTCATACTTGGACTTCCTTTTAGAAGGAAATACGTTTCATGTAATGGAAGAAGCTACGTGCTTTATTTATTTGCCACTTCAATAACTCCATCAGGAAAACCTTATTGGGAATACCATAGTACCATAGTCGTTTTCCCATGGGATGAATCATTTCAGCACTGTTTATTAACAACTCACAAGATTAAGCTGCAAAGAAAACTTCTCGAGGCAGCACCCTCTATTTACAGCGAAATATAATGATTGAAAGGCGAACACTGATTAATTTAGCCCAGAAGACGTATTTTTAAATCAGCACCAAGCGGTTCGTGACATACTGTTTAGATTCAAACTGGGAAAGCAGGGGATTAAAAAAAGTGCAGATGACTGCAGCCATATAAGGCCAGCACTGAACAAGAGTGAAAAGAGTACTATAACGGAGGGAGTGGATAATATCTCTCAATAAGTGGCCGCATTAAATCTTTCTGAGTACAGATCCTTTGCAGatgagccgggtcaaattctcgtgcccctttcggttttcccgactctttttttttgttatagtgttttattttgttgttggtgtttgctctcgttgactcttcgaggctttggtgtcgtctgcgactggatcgagagagtagcgactttcacttctgttcagacctttactagtgaagtttattttgtttttacccttttatttagttttgggttttgttttgggttttgttctgccccaaatgtctggctaaacacggctgtgtcaactgacgaggtacacgagctccagctccaatgtccgcctctcccatgattcttgggctGGGTCCTTACACCGGTaccatggcgggctactaaggttttcctacctgaggacattatttctctgtgataccctgctgtgatattgtctcagtgtgcctgttatttaagtattgttatccagtttgttatctagttttaagtagttaagtttaggttaattctatcctttcaggaacccgccctgtgccacaggactccgggtgattttggcttttcctgtttgaaatttggcgctctaaattctatctaacttaaatttataaagatttttaattttatccataagtctgggttgaccacttatagttttgttctccaggtgcacctaagtaggcaacctttctgggtagttttgtctgcgtttgtccccttgttttttttcttctcaaatatatatattttttcactatggctggccatccacgttctttctttgcctttccttgctctctctccgtgagtcgggccccgctccgctccaatgggagcacgttctttgttaagctagcttggtacgggcgagcggaagcggggtgtggctcagatggtagcagagcgtggttatgGCTTGCCAAGCGGTTTCCCGGGCTGGGAGCATGTAATGTTGAGTTTTGTGTGTTAGTTATTCcgtgttttatagtattgtatttgtgcggggttttactgggttttttttttgcctcAGGGAAGTAGGAGCTGGGTACTCTTATTGAGCCTCGTCAGTTGGTTGCCTTTTGAGTTGAGACTACttaagtttagtaagttagattttgtttgtCTTGAAGTTGATATGGCCGTCTCTTTGGTGCCTGAGTATCTCCGGAAGCTGGAGCTGGTTTTTGAGGTCGTGTCTAGGGGGCAGCAGGCTCGGGAGGACGTAAAGGGGTTGAGAGCTCAGCTCAGGGCCTGTTTGAACTTAGAGAGGACATGGCAGGAATCATTTTGTTTGGAAGATGAATTAGCTAGCTGCAAGACTAGGATGGAAGAATTAGAGGATGACATTGATAGTGGGTCACTGCCTTTAACTGGGTCGGCCAAGGCTCGTTTGGGCTCCCAGATTATTCACTGGTGCGCCAGGGTGCAACTGCTTAATAAGGCTCCTGGACTCACcgctgatattggtgcatgggccATTACTACTTCTGAAAAACTACAGTCAGCCCTGGAGAGTCTAGGTGAGGTTAGGTCCGTCAGAGAGAGAGGGGCCTCCTTTCAGGAGCCTCCTACTCTGTCAATTTCGGATTCTCGTATTGCTGAGCTTGGAGGAGCTGCAGGTCCTCAGGGTGTTGCTCCAGGGTGCCGAGATTCGGAATTGGTATCCTCTGCCATTTCTGCTGAAATTGGAGGTTCAAAGTCTTCTTTACATCCTGTGTTCATGGATCATGTAGGTTGTGGGACGGTTGTTGATGGCCATGATGTCTCAGGTCTATTTAGTTCAGCCTTTGCCAAGTTGTCACACCCACTCTCACCTATACTTCAGAGCATGCCCAAGGCCGATGGATTGGAGTTAAATCACCTCCTTGCTTTTCTTTAGGAAGCTTTCAAAATTCAGGAGTTTCCTGGAATGACCGATTTGGTACTTATGGAAATTTTAGCCCCCTTTTGCTTGAGACCACTAAGTGACCGCCTACTTGACTGTCTCAAGCGAAGAGCACCTTTTGATGAGTTTCATGctcaagttattgaatattttatacctggtCGTGTCATGGAGCGTTTGCGAGTTGAACGTATTTATCGCCCACAGGCACCCGGAGAGACGCTTAGTCAATTTGTCGGCGAGATACGAGGGGTGGCCCAAATACTACGTCTTGACTTAAGCGAAAGGCAACAGGTGGACATTATTCTGGACGGAATCAACCTGGAGGACCGTTGTCGTTTGGTTTTCTGCACAAGACCCACGTCTTGGGCGGATCTAGACCGTCTCTGCATTGCATCCAGAGGAGTCCAGGATGCGGATTTCCTAAGGGAGAGATTGATGGGACATCTGCCCAGTGAACCTCCTGGAAAGGTTCGGGTTTCAGCAGGGTCAGGGCAGGGGGTGGAACTCCCGCGTGGGCAACCCCCAACTTGTTTTGGTTGTAACCAGAGGGGTCACTTGAGGCGGGATTGTCCTCGGGCACGTGGGAGTTTTGGTTCCTCCTGACTAGTTAATCTTCCGGGACCTGGAACTGGACTCCTTGTTAACTCCGTCACTTCGGcaagaaaacctaatattgttagtaataatatagttgcCGGACTAAATATGACTGGTAGCGTGATGTCTGCTAGGGTGAAGAACAGGGGTAATAAAGTCAAATCTTGTAAGGTATCCACCAATAAGGAGACCATTGCTTCCTTGGCTGCATTGGGTGTGAGAGCGGGTTGCTCGGGTTGCCCACGTGTAGATGTCCTTGTCGGAGATGTGAACCGGAAGGCCCTTGTGGATTCTggttcagcacgcagcctgatatcCTTGCGTTTTTTCCAGGAGTTGTCAGCCTCTGGTCTCATCCGACAGGTTGAACCTAGTTCTTTAATTTGCTGGACGGCGTCTCGCTCTCCTTTGCCCATCACTCATGAAgtccagtttaaaatcaaaatccaccATTTTTCTTGGGTGTGGCGGTTTTTGGTGGCAGGGTAGTTGTGTTTTCCTTTTATCTTGGGGGCTGATTTTATTCGGaggactggcatgattttggacttGGGCAATGGCCGGTGTTTCTTTCGCTTTTCTCGGCGGGTGTCAATACCTTTTTCGGATGAATATTCTCATGGGGCTGCCGCAGTCGAAGCGGAGGGTGATAGGGTTTCCATTCCTGATCCGTTGGGGCATCTGACCGTGGAGCAGGCTGAGGCTATAAGGGGCATTTGTTGCCGCTTCCCAGAAGTACTCACACCAAAAACTGGGTGTTACGAAGCTTCTTGAGTACGAGATTCGCCTCACTGATACCCGCCCGGTTCGTTCTCACCCCTACAAACttgctccacctaaaatggaAACGCTGAGGAGCATCATTAATGAACTTCTATTGAATGGAGTTATCGAACCTTCTTGCTCAGGTTACGCCAGTCCCGCTTTCCTGGTCGCTAAGCCAAATGGTAAGTCCAGAATGGTCCTGGACTATAGAAAGCTTAATTCCCAGATTGATATTGACTCGGTACCTCTCCCCGATCTTCATTCGGcatttgattggttcggtaaggccaaatttttctccatatttgacCTTAACCAGGCTTACCACCAGATACCTTTGAAGCCTGAATCTCGTCCTCTCACTGCGTTCTTTGTTCCCTggaatttatatcagtttacccGTGTTCCAATGGGCTTAGCTGTGGGAGCTCAAACTCTTACCCGACTATTAGACTCTATTTTCCATGAcgtcaagttttaaatttgtatttaaactatttggatgatcttcttgtatacagtgagagctttgaagaacatttgacccatctggaggaagttttatttaggttgcgtggtgctggccttaccgtcaacccGGAAAAGGTGAGTTTTCGCCCAAAGTGAGATTTCTTTTCTGGGTCACCTTATTTCCACCCGGGGCGTCTGCATAGATCCAGCTCGGACCCAGGCGAtcagggattttcctcctcccaaAGATGCAAAGGGAGTTGCACGTttcgtgggaatgataaatttttacaggCGTTTCATACCCAATATTGCAGAGTTGGCCGCTCCTCTTAATCTGCTTCGCAAGAAGGGTGCTAAGTTTGAATGGGGTGAAACACAGCAGACGTCCTTTCAATTGTTGAAAGAAGGTGTTATGCAGCCTCCTGTGTTAGCTATGCCGGATTTTGGTCGAAAATTCGTCTTACAAACTGATGCGTCCTCCTTGGCTATTGCGGTGGTGTTGTCTCAGGAGGTGGATGGCGTCCGGCAGCCAattgcttatgcttcacgcacattGACACCCTGTGAAAAAAAGAGTtcatctgtttatgagctggagtgtttggctgtTGTGTTCGGGATAAATAAATTTCGAAGGTTTTTAGAACATAAAGGGTTTCTCcttgaaaccgacaaccaggcactatcTTGGCTCCTCGCTCATCCTCGTCAGCTTGGGAAAATTGGTCGTTGGGTCGTTCAAATATCTTCCCTTAAATTTACTGTGCAACATGTGCGTGGCACGCAAAATATCATTGCCGATACGCTTTCTAGGATGTACCATACTCCCGGCGACCAACTTCAGGATTTGGAGCCGGTATGTGGGGCTGTGCTGCTTGACTGTCCTCTGGCCTTTTCGGATATCCTCCCTCATCAACTAAATGATCCCGAGCTGGCCAATATTATCTGTGAGCTTCAAGGGGGAGGTGCCCACCCCCCGTACTTTCTGTCCCAAGGTACCCTTTGCTGTCGAGCTAGGCAGCGGGGAAAGCCCAAATTAGTGCTGCCAAgtcttcttgtaccgatggtttttcattatttccatacttctcccgtgggcggtcatttaggtatacaTAAAACCATCGCGAAGTTTAGGGACCTCTTCATTTGGAAGGGCATGGATCGGGACATTGCGGCTCGAGTACGGTCATGTCAACTGTGCTCGTTAAGCAAGCCCGCCCAGAACGCTAAGCTGGGTCTGTTGTCATCTGAAGTGGCGGAGAGACCTCTGGAGAAGCTTTTCATCGACTACGTTGGGGCTTTCCCTCGTAGCAATTCAGGTAATAAGTTCCTGCTTGTCTGTGTAGATGCTTTCTCCAAGTTCGTCTGGTTGTTTCCGTTACGAAGCGCCACAGCTCAGCTCACGACTAAGGTGCTCCGTACCAATCTTTTTTCAACATTTCGGAATTCCCGCCACTATAGTATCCGATAATGGAACTCAGTTTTTGTCCAATGAATTCaagagaatgtgctttgggcacggtaTCCGCCATGTGACGACTTCGCCTTACTACCCACAGCCCTCCCACGCAGAGCGTTTTAACCGTAATCTGCGATCAGCCATCATCGCTTTCCATGCTAAAAATCACGAGACGTGGGACCAAGAACTCCCTTGGATTCAATTTGCTTTTAACACAGCTgttcatgaaagtcacaaggcggtgccCTTCGAGTTGTTGTTTGGGTTTCCACCCAACAACCCTTTGGCTAATATTTGGAGGATTGGGGACCTTCTGCCACCGCCTGGTACTCCTGATGTTGCTAGCACTTGGGCAGCTGCCCTGCGAAATCTTTTCAGGGCTAGGGAATTGCTGAGGAGGAAGTATAACAAGGGGCGTGTGGCTAACCCTTTCCGAGAGGGGGAACTTGTATATTGTAGAGCTCATCCGACCAGTTCGGCCGTGGACAAAAGGGCTGCAAAGTTGTCTTATCGGTGGACAGGCCCCCACCGTATCTTtaggtttctgactccggtgacggcTCTGTTGGGAGATCCCCAAACCGGCAAGGTTTATCGAAAGGCACATATTTCTCATCTAAAGCCTTGCCGGGGAATTCCTTAACTGGGGAGAGCTTCTTGAGTTTCCTTGTTGGAGAGGGGAGTctcccttttggggggggggtgtctCAGCCGGGTCAAATTCTtgtgcccctttcggttttcccgactctttttttgttatagtgttttattttgttgttggtgtttgctctcgttgactcttcgaggctttggtgtcgtctgcgactggatcgagagagtagcgactttcacttctgttcagacctttactagtgaagtttattttgtttttacccttttatttagttttgggttttgttttgggttttgttctgccccaaatgtctggctaaacacggctgtgtcaactgacgaggttcacgagctccagctccattgtccgcctctcccatgattcttgggccgggtccttacaccggtaCCATGGCggggctactaaggttttcctacctgaggacattatttctctgtgataccctgctgtgatattgtctcagtgtgcctgttatttaagtattgttatccagtttgttatctagttttaagtagttaagtttaggttaattctatcctttcaggaacccgccctgtgccacaggactccgggtgattttgccttttcctgtttgaaatttggcgctctaaattctatctaacttaaatttataaagatttttaattttatccataagtctgggttgaccacttatagttttgttctccaggtgcacctgagtaggcaacctttctgggtagttttgtctgcgtttgtccccttgtttttttttcttctcaaatatatatattttttcactatggctggccatccacgttctttctttgcctttccttgctctctctccgtgagtcgggccccgctccgctccaatgggagcacgttctttgttaagctagcttggtacgggcgagcggaagcggggtgtggctcacAGAGCAAAAGTTTTTTATGGACGGAAATTTTACGAAGGCTTCAATCATTCTAGCATTGGTATATCACCTTTGCTATTAGCTCAGCAAAGATAAATATATTAGGTGCCCTCAAGTAAACCTCCTAGAGTATGATAACACTCATTAAAGGTCATCTCTGCTGGAACGGGTGCGTTgaggttttttttaacaatgcttTGTTTGAACATGTAAGAGGAGGGAACGTAAATGACTCCTAAGATCTAATGTTACTATAACTTCTTTGTCCTAAATTGAAGAGACTAAGTACCAAAATTCTTTTCCCACAAACTATCAGATTCTGACATAGTTTGTAGTAGGCAGCAAAACATCAAATTGTGGATATACTACTATGAGAAAAAGGCTACTCCCTATGACGTCCACGACAACCCAAATGTCATAAACGATCCTCAAATTGTATAGAgctactataaaaaaaaatctaaacataattttgtcTTCCTAATATGCACTATTAAAAAGTaccttatttactaaattagttACCATTACACTAGAATTTCATTAATAAGCATAAAAAAATCTGAagtatttagaaattaaataatttaaaaactgtattggtTTGGTACTTTTTCTCTCTTTTACAATCAGAAAATCATCAGGGCCCTATAATCAAAGGTGTGTATAGCGTAACGAAAGAACGTGGCTTTAAAAAGTGATTGTCCGAAAAGTGAAACTTAAGTTTAGAAAACCATGATAAGAACACGATTATTTGGGAGCTTGAAACTGTTTTCACACTATTTATATGAAACGTACCAA
Proteins encoded in this region:
- the LOC124363492 gene encoding uncharacterized protein LOC124363492, with amino-acid sequence MCFGHGIRHVTTSPYYPQPSHAERFNRNLRSAIIAFHAKNHETWDQELPWIQFAFNTAVHESHKAVPFELLFGFPPNNPLANIWRIGDLLPPPGTPDVASTWAAALRNLFRARELLRRKYNKGRVANPFREGELVYCRAHPTSSAVDKRAAKLSYRWTGPHRIFRFLTPVTALLGDPQTGKVYRKAHISHLKPCRGIP